A DNA window from Micromonospora sp. NBC_01739 contains the following coding sequences:
- a CDS encoding YbjN domain-containing protein — MASPEYDDGLDDPLAGHPGTLRPLTHDLIATVLAHRGHPVTTESGGDLVGRWAQAHIWFLRAGDAGELLQVRTVAIHPFPTQAVPRLHDFCNGWNRDRFWPKAFVHVDDAGQARVCGEVITDLERGVTPHQLDRLLDRGIGTGCRLAAEVGRLFGTAHR, encoded by the coding sequence ATGGCGTCGCCGGAGTACGACGACGGTCTGGACGACCCGCTGGCCGGGCATCCGGGCACCCTGCGGCCCCTGACCCACGACCTGATCGCCACGGTGCTCGCCCACCGGGGCCACCCGGTCACCACCGAATCCGGGGGTGACCTGGTAGGACGATGGGCGCAGGCGCACATCTGGTTCCTGCGCGCCGGTGACGCCGGAGAGCTGCTCCAGGTCCGCACGGTCGCCATTCACCCTTTCCCGACGCAGGCCGTGCCCCGGCTGCACGACTTCTGCAACGGGTGGAACCGGGACCGGTTCTGGCCCAAGGCGTTCGTCCATGTCGACGACGCCGGGCAGGCCCGGGTCTGCGGCGAGGTCATCACCGACCTGGAACGGGGGGTCACCCCCCACCAACTGGACCGGCTGCTGGACCGGGGCATCGGCACCGGTTGCCGGTTGGCCGCCGAGGTGGGCCGGCTGTTCGGGACGGCCCACCGGTGA
- a CDS encoding YbjN domain-containing protein: MSAPAERRPAELLAEARDMPDGEARTAELERVAALAEATGDPGTALAAWSELVEAQVRGGQRWRLFEPVRRCLEAARRPHRPEDGTPLARPDAETLRRYQRYAVEALLGTPRVGIDQARSVLADLDDPADTGSALVAQLRCRIADHVGDEPTARHWLRRWQAADPDPAAGCPDCLPVRQAELLAGWGDWAEAIALVAPLLDGPLGCTAQPEAALTGALLPWLRAGAAQQAAQAHVRAYRRHRVAPEGFDHLATHLRYCALGGHLDRGLAILVEQLPRLDQPHEDLAVMEFAAAGALVCTLAAEEGGDRTVPRPAYQGRPAGTVPVAALGADLLAVATELAGSFDARNGTGHQSGRMAAWLAERPLAAPVPLPAEEPDEADEGFFSGAPDPAGEEELAALSVGMITAALDRRGDRYALDSAGTVRGRWGEAVIQFRRAGERGEVLHARVVADRRLPADRRAEAYAFCNGWNRDRLLPKAYVHDPGDGELVLAGEVATDLAYGVAPAQVTVLVEAAVRTGVAYAEAVAALP, translated from the coding sequence ATGTCGGCACCGGCCGAGCGCCGACCGGCCGAGCTGCTGGCCGAGGCGCGGGACATGCCGGACGGTGAGGCGCGTACGGCCGAACTGGAACGGGTGGCCGCCCTAGCGGAGGCCACCGGCGATCCCGGCACGGCGCTGGCCGCCTGGTCCGAACTGGTCGAGGCCCAGGTGCGCGGCGGCCAACGGTGGCGGCTCTTCGAACCCGTCCGGCGCTGTCTGGAGGCGGCTCGCCGGCCGCACCGCCCCGAGGACGGCACACCCCTTGCGCGGCCGGACGCCGAGACCCTGCGCCGCTACCAGCGGTACGCCGTGGAGGCCCTGCTCGGCACCCCCCGGGTCGGCATCGACCAGGCCCGGTCCGTGCTGGCCGATTTGGACGACCCGGCCGACACCGGGTCGGCTCTGGTCGCCCAGCTACGCTGCCGCATCGCCGATCATGTCGGTGACGAGCCCACCGCCCGGCACTGGCTGCGGCGTTGGCAGGCCGCCGATCCGGACCCGGCCGCCGGATGTCCCGACTGCCTGCCGGTCCGCCAGGCCGAACTGCTCGCCGGTTGGGGCGACTGGGCTGAGGCGATCGCCCTGGTGGCACCCCTGCTGGACGGTCCGCTGGGGTGCACCGCCCAACCCGAGGCCGCCCTGACGGGGGCCCTGCTGCCCTGGTTGCGGGCGGGGGCGGCGCAGCAGGCGGCGCAGGCGCACGTACGGGCCTACCGGCGGCACCGGGTGGCGCCGGAGGGGTTCGACCACCTCGCCACCCACCTGCGTTACTGCGCCCTGGGCGGGCACCTGGACCGAGGGCTGGCGATCCTGGTCGAGCAGTTGCCCCGGCTCGACCAGCCGCACGAGGATCTGGCCGTGATGGAGTTCGCCGCGGCCGGGGCCCTGGTCTGCACCCTGGCCGCCGAGGAGGGCGGCGATCGGACCGTACCCCGACCGGCCTATCAGGGGCGGCCCGCCGGGACCGTCCCGGTGGCGGCCCTCGGCGCCGACCTGCTCGCGGTCGCCACCGAGCTGGCCGGCAGCTTCGACGCCCGCAACGGCACCGGCCACCAGTCCGGTCGGATGGCCGCCTGGCTGGCCGAACGACCGTTGGCCGCGCCGGTGCCGCTGCCCGCCGAGGAGCCGGACGAGGCCGACGAGGGGTTCTTCTCCGGGGCACCCGACCCGGCGGGCGAGGAGGAGTTGGCCGCCCTCTCCGTGGGGATGATCACGGCCGCGCTGGACCGGCGGGGCGACCGGTACGCCCTGGACAGCGCCGGCACGGTGCGGGGGCGCTGGGGGGAGGCGGTGATCCAGTTCCGGCGGGCCGGGGAACGCGGCGAGGTGCTGCACGCCCGGGTGGTCGCCGACCGCCGGCTGCCGGCGGACCGCCGGGCCGAGGCGTACGCCTTCTGCAACGGGTGGAACCGCGACCGGCTGCTACCCAAGGCGTACGTGCACGATCCCGGTGACGGTGAGCTGGTGCTGGCCGGTGAGGTGGCCACCGACCTGGCGTACGGGGTGGCCCCGGCCCAGGTCACCGTGCTGGTGGAGGCGGCGGTACGGACCGGGGTCGCATACGCCGAGGCGGTCGCCGCCCTGCCCTGA
- a CDS encoding S1 family peptidase, with protein sequence MDRRRWTALGVVVAAVGAAAAVTLPSFAGEGGTAPSASTAPTVPGADPELVEAMGRDLGLNQSQVAARLKTERWAGGVVEQLRAELGTDYGGSWLSADGGQLNVAVADPAEAARVRATGAVPKVVERGVGQLDALKTRMDRNAAHAQQVSGWYVDVASNSLVVLAQPGAEAAGWRFVARAGVARQAVRMATEEQPRLFADVRGGEPFFVGAGRCSVGFAVVGGYVTAGHCGRVGARTSGPDGELQGVFRSSSFPGDDWAFVQVNSNTRVLPEVTDFRGGIARVAGSREVAVGSSICRSGSTTGVRCGTVQARNATVRYPEGLVSGLVRTNVCAEPGDSGGSWISGNQAQGVTSGGSGDCVRGGTTFYQPVNEILQRNNLTLLTTQNFRTLGGRR encoded by the coding sequence ATGGACCGCAGGAGATGGACAGCCCTCGGTGTCGTGGTGGCGGCGGTGGGCGCGGCGGCGGCGGTGACGCTGCCGTCCTTCGCCGGTGAGGGTGGCACGGCACCCAGTGCCTCTACCGCGCCGACGGTGCCGGGTGCCGACCCGGAACTGGTCGAGGCGATGGGTCGTGACCTGGGGCTGAACCAGTCCCAGGTGGCGGCCCGACTCAAGACGGAACGCTGGGCCGGCGGGGTGGTCGAGCAGCTTCGGGCCGAACTCGGCACCGACTACGGGGGCAGTTGGCTCAGCGCCGACGGCGGCCAGTTGAACGTGGCGGTGGCCGACCCGGCCGAAGCGGCACGGGTCCGGGCCACCGGGGCGGTGCCGAAGGTGGTCGAGCGTGGGGTCGGGCAGCTCGACGCGCTCAAGACCAGGATGGACCGCAACGCCGCCCACGCCCAGCAGGTCTCCGGCTGGTACGTCGACGTGGCCTCGAACAGTCTGGTGGTGCTGGCCCAGCCGGGTGCCGAGGCGGCCGGCTGGCGGTTCGTCGCCCGCGCCGGGGTGGCCCGCCAGGCGGTCCGGATGGCCACCGAGGAGCAGCCGCGCCTCTTCGCCGATGTCCGGGGCGGGGAGCCGTTCTTCGTCGGCGCGGGACGCTGCTCGGTCGGGTTCGCGGTGGTCGGCGGCTACGTCACCGCCGGACACTGTGGCCGGGTCGGTGCCCGCACCTCCGGGCCGGACGGGGAGTTGCAGGGGGTCTTCCGGTCCTCCTCCTTCCCCGGCGACGACTGGGCCTTCGTGCAGGTGAACAGCAACACCAGGGTGTTGCCGGAGGTCACCGACTTCCGGGGCGGCATCGCCCGGGTCGCCGGCTCCCGGGAGGTGGCCGTCGGCTCGTCGATCTGCCGTTCCGGCTCCACCACCGGGGTGCGCTGCGGCACCGTGCAGGCCCGCAACGCCACCGTCCGCTACCCGGAGGGGCTGGTCAGCGGGCTGGTCCGGACCAATGTCTGCGCCGAACCGGGTGACTCCGGCGGCTCGTGGATCTCGGGCAACCAGGCCCAGGGGGTCACCTCCGGCGGTTCGGGTGACTGCGTACGCGGCGGCACCACCTTCTACCAGCCGGTCAACGAGATCCTGCAACGCAACAACCTGACCCTGCTCACCACGCAGAACTTCCGCACCCTGGGCGGCCGGCGCTGA
- a CDS encoding ribonuclease J produces the protein MTEAHNEEAQLPPPLPEGGLRIIPLGGLGAIGRNMTVFEYDGKLLVVDCGVLFPDVEQPGVDLILPDFGPILDRLDDIQAIVLTHGHEDHIGAVPYLLAHKSDIPLVGSQFTLALVEAKLAERRIQPYTLTVREGGRERLGPFECEFFAVNHSIPDALAVAIRTPAGLVLHTGDFKMDQLPLDGRITDLAGFARLGAEGVDLLLSDSTNAEIPGFVTPEREIGPVLDSIFAKARGRIIVASFASHVHRVQQVFDSALEHGRKVALIGRSMVRNMGIARDLGLLNIPAGLVVGLDEATSMPPEQIVLMSTGSQGEPMSALGRMASGDHRHITIAPGDTVVLASSLVPGNETSVYRVINRLARAGAVVVHKDVAKVHVSGHAPAGELLYLLNVVRPSNLMPVHGEWRHLRAHARLGIESGVAPDRVVLCEDGDVVDLVEGRASLVGRVKSRYVYVDGLAVGDVSESLLTERRILGDGGFIAATVVVDSVTGKVVAGPTVSAKGFSEDAAAFNAVIPLVTEALNRAAADGITDPHQLQQIVRRTVGRWVNDAYRRRPMIVPTVVEV, from the coding sequence GTGACCGAGGCGCACAACGAGGAGGCTCAACTTCCCCCGCCGCTGCCGGAGGGCGGATTGCGGATCATCCCGCTCGGTGGGCTCGGCGCCATCGGTCGGAACATGACCGTCTTCGAGTACGACGGGAAGTTGCTGGTCGTCGACTGTGGGGTGCTCTTTCCCGATGTGGAGCAGCCCGGGGTCGACCTGATCCTGCCGGACTTCGGGCCCATCCTCGACCGGCTCGACGACATCCAGGCGATCGTGCTGACCCACGGCCACGAGGACCACATCGGCGCCGTGCCGTACCTACTGGCCCACAAGTCCGACATCCCGCTGGTCGGCTCGCAGTTCACCCTGGCCCTGGTCGAGGCGAAGCTGGCCGAGCGGCGGATCCAGCCGTACACCTTGACCGTCCGGGAGGGCGGCCGGGAACGGCTCGGCCCGTTCGAGTGTGAGTTCTTCGCGGTCAACCACTCCATCCCGGACGCTCTGGCGGTGGCCATCCGCACCCCGGCCGGGCTGGTGCTGCACACCGGCGACTTCAAGATGGACCAGCTTCCGCTGGACGGCCGGATCACCGACCTGGCCGGTTTCGCGCGGCTCGGCGCTGAGGGCGTGGACCTGCTGCTGTCGGACTCCACGAACGCGGAGATCCCCGGCTTCGTCACCCCGGAGCGGGAGATCGGCCCGGTCCTGGACTCGATTTTCGCGAAGGCGCGGGGCCGGATCATCGTGGCCTCCTTCGCCTCGCATGTGCACCGGGTGCAGCAGGTCTTCGACTCGGCGCTCGAGCATGGCCGCAAGGTGGCCCTGATCGGCCGGTCGATGGTGCGCAACATGGGCATCGCCCGCGACCTGGGCCTGCTGAACATCCCCGCCGGCCTGGTGGTCGGCCTGGACGAGGCGACCTCCATGCCGCCGGAGCAGATCGTGCTGATGTCCACCGGCTCGCAGGGGGAGCCGATGAGCGCCCTGGGCCGGATGGCCAGCGGTGATCACCGGCACATCACCATCGCCCCCGGGGACACCGTGGTGCTGGCCTCCTCGCTGGTGCCCGGCAACGAGACCTCGGTCTACCGGGTGATCAACCGCCTGGCCCGGGCCGGTGCGGTCGTGGTGCACAAGGACGTGGCCAAGGTGCACGTCTCCGGGCACGCCCCGGCCGGTGAGCTGCTCTACCTGCTCAATGTCGTACGCCCGAGCAATCTGATGCCGGTGCACGGCGAGTGGCGGCACCTGCGGGCGCACGCCCGACTGGGCATCGAGTCCGGGGTGGCCCCGGACCGGGTGGTGCTCTGCGAGGACGGCGACGTGGTCGACCTGGTGGAGGGCCGGGCCAGCCTGGTCGGCCGGGTCAAGAGCCGGTACGTCTACGTCGACGGCCTGGCCGTCGGCGACGTCAGCGAGTCCCTGCTCACCGAGCGGCGCATCCTGGGCGACGGCGGGTTCATCGCGGCCACCGTGGTGGTCGACTCGGTCACCGGCAAGGTGGTCGCCGGTCCCACCGTCTCCGCCAAGGGCTTCTCGGAGGACGCCGCGGCGTTCAACGCGGTGATCCCGCTGGTGACCGAGGCCCTGAACCGGGCCGCGGCGGACGGGATCACCGATCCCCACCAGCTCCAGCAGATCGTCCGTCGGACGGTGGGCCGCTGGGTCAACGACGCCTACCGGCGCCGACCGATGATCGTGCCCACCGTCGTCGAGGTCTGA
- the dapA gene encoding 4-hydroxy-tetrahydrodipicolinate synthase: MTHDHVDAPARAVSRPFGRLITAMVTPFTAEGVLDLDGAARLANHLVVEQRNDALVINGTTGESPTTTDAEKEQLIRTVVEAVGDRARVLAGVGTNDTRHTIELAASAEKAGAHGLLVVTPYYNKPPQAGLLRHFTAVADATGLPVMLYDIPHRSGVPIETETLVRLAEHGRIVAVKDAKGDLTATSWVTSRTDLAYYSGEDSLTLPALAVGSVGVVGTSTHFTGAETKRMIEAYDAGDTSTALALHHRLLPLFTGIFRTQGTILVKAGLNVQGLPAGPVRSPLVTATEDQVAQLRADCAAAGLPLPE, translated from the coding sequence ATGACGCACGACCACGTTGACGCCCCGGCACGGGCGGTGTCCCGCCCCTTCGGTCGGCTGATCACAGCCATGGTGACCCCGTTCACCGCTGAGGGTGTGCTCGACCTGGACGGCGCCGCACGGCTGGCGAACCATCTCGTCGTGGAGCAGCGCAACGACGCGCTGGTGATCAACGGCACCACCGGTGAGTCGCCGACCACGACGGACGCCGAGAAGGAACAGCTGATCCGGACCGTGGTGGAAGCCGTCGGGGACCGGGCGCGGGTGCTGGCCGGGGTGGGCACCAACGACACCCGGCACACCATCGAGCTGGCCGCCTCGGCGGAGAAGGCCGGTGCCCACGGACTGCTGGTGGTCACCCCGTACTACAACAAGCCGCCCCAGGCCGGGTTGCTGCGACACTTCACCGCGGTGGCGGACGCCACCGGCCTGCCGGTGATGTTGTACGACATTCCGCACCGCTCCGGGGTGCCGATCGAGACCGAGACCCTGGTCCGGCTCGCCGAGCACGGCCGGATCGTCGCGGTGAAGGACGCCAAGGGTGACCTGACCGCCACCAGTTGGGTGACCAGCCGGACGGATCTGGCGTACTACAGTGGTGAGGACTCCCTGACGCTGCCCGCGTTGGCCGTCGGCTCGGTCGGCGTGGTCGGCACCTCCACGCACTTCACCGGCGCGGAGACCAAGCGGATGATCGAGGCGTACGACGCGGGCGACACCTCCACCGCCTTGGCTCTGCACCACAGGTTGCTGCCGCTGTTCACCGGAATCTTCCGTACTCAGGGCACGATTCTGGTCAAGGCCGGTCTGAACGTCCAGGGCCTGCCGGCAGGCCCGGTCCGGTCGCCGTTGGTGACGGCGACCGAGGACCAGGTGGCCCAGTTGCGCGCCGACTGCGCGGCAGCGGGCCTACCACTTCCCGAATGA
- the thyX gene encoding FAD-dependent thymidylate synthase yields MVQPQVRLIAWTHFEPPQDVPWSTDADGGQALAEFAGRACYQSWKKPNPATATNAGYLAHILEVGHLSVLEHGSVSFYFTGVSRSFTHELIRHRHFSYSQLSQRYVPERDAAMVEPRVIAEDPELHKRFVEAAEASVRAYNELLEGLERHFVDEPNPTLRRKQARQAARAVLPNATETRIVVSGNYRAWRHFIAMRATEHADVEIRELAVECLRQLQGVAPNVFADFVISTLPDGTEVAASPLAEQS; encoded by the coding sequence ATGGTGCAACCCCAGGTCAGGTTGATCGCGTGGACTCATTTCGAGCCACCGCAGGATGTGCCGTGGTCGACGGACGCCGACGGGGGGCAGGCGCTCGCGGAGTTCGCCGGGCGGGCCTGTTACCAGAGCTGGAAGAAGCCGAACCCGGCCACCGCCACCAACGCCGGTTACCTGGCACACATTCTGGAGGTCGGGCACCTCTCCGTGCTGGAGCACGGTTCGGTCAGCTTCTACTTCACCGGGGTGTCCCGGTCCTTCACCCATGAGCTGATCCGGCACCGGCACTTCTCGTACTCGCAGCTGTCCCAGCGGTACGTCCCGGAGCGGGACGCGGCGATGGTCGAGCCGCGGGTGATCGCCGAGGACCCCGAGCTGCACAAGCGCTTCGTGGAGGCCGCAGAGGCCAGCGTGCGGGCCTACAACGAGCTGTTGGAGGGGCTGGAGCGGCACTTCGTCGACGAGCCCAACCCGACGCTGCGGCGCAAGCAGGCCCGTCAGGCGGCCCGTGCGGTGCTGCCGAACGCCACCGAGACCCGCATCGTGGTCAGCGGCAACTACCGCGCCTGGCGGCACTTCATCGCGATGCGGGCCACCGAGCACGCCGATGTGGAGATCCGCGAGCTGGCGGTGGAGTGCCTGCGGCAGTTGCAGGGGGTCGCCCCGAACGTCTTCGCCGACTTCGTCATCTCGACCCTGCCCGACGGTACCGAGGTCGCGGCGAGCCCGCTCGCCGAACAGTCCTGA
- a CDS encoding DUF2752 domain-containing protein: protein MPGGMPAGEVGPGGWPAGHPGGYPVVESDRLTRFVARMYERTPRWVVPLAALGCVGAGIGYTLLSDPTRSAPDALPSCLLKMTTGLDCPGCGGTRALWYVLHADLPAAARHHFLFVFALPFLAYFFIAWAGRQAFGWRLPELRVGPKLVGGFLAAWMAFSVARNLPWPPFTALYV from the coding sequence ATGCCAGGCGGGATGCCGGCGGGTGAGGTGGGTCCGGGCGGATGGCCGGCGGGTCATCCGGGCGGCTATCCGGTGGTCGAGTCGGATCGACTGACCCGGTTCGTGGCGCGGATGTACGAGCGCACCCCCCGTTGGGTGGTGCCCTTGGCCGCGCTCGGCTGCGTCGGCGCCGGCATCGGTTACACCCTGCTCAGTGACCCCACCCGGTCGGCGCCGGACGCCCTGCCGAGCTGCCTGCTCAAGATGACCACCGGGCTGGACTGTCCTGGCTGCGGCGGCACCCGTGCCCTGTGGTACGTGCTGCACGCCGACCTGCCGGCTGCCGCCCGGCACCACTTCCTCTTCGTCTTCGCGTTGCCGTTCCTGGCGTACTTCTTCATCGCCTGGGCCGGCCGGCAGGCGTTCGGCTGGCGGCTACCCGAGCTGCGGGTGGGCCCGAAACTGGTGGGTGGCTTCCTGGCCGCCTGGATGGCCTTCTCGGTGGCCCGCAACCTCCCCTGGCCCCCCTTCACCGCCCTCTACGTCTAG
- a CDS encoding winged helix-turn-helix domain-containing protein yields the protein MAIKESLSLTQARRIALAAQGFADPAPTGAPTRRHLRRVLDRVGLIQMDSVNVLQRAHYLPLYSRIGPYPTSLLESAAYRSPRELFEYWGHEASLVPVGLHSVFRWRMARAKAEAWGGMRHIAAEQPDLVAWVRDEVAARGPLTAAEIEHDAPRATGNWGWNWSAVKQALEFLFWAGEVCAAERTTSFARRYDLPERVLPAEVLAAPTPTDGEAYRTLVGIAARSLGVAAEPELRDYFRLPVAGARQAIAELVEAGELQPVTVQGWRHPAWLHHQARLPRWVRGNTLVSPFDPLVWERGRTERLFDFSYRIEIYVPAAKRLYGYYVLPFRQGERFTARVDLKADRKAGVLLVPAAWAEPGADPGETAVALAAELYRLAGWLGLDAVAPPAAGDLAAPLAAALVGLSGVR from the coding sequence ATGGCCATCAAGGAATCGCTCTCCCTCACCCAGGCTCGGCGGATCGCGCTGGCCGCCCAGGGGTTCGCCGACCCCGCGCCCACCGGGGCCCCCACCCGTCGTCACCTGCGTCGGGTGCTCGACCGGGTCGGCCTGATCCAGATGGATTCGGTCAACGTGCTGCAACGGGCGCACTACCTGCCGCTCTACAGCCGGATCGGGCCCTACCCGACCTCGCTGCTCGAATCGGCCGCCTACCGCAGCCCTCGTGAGCTGTTCGAGTACTGGGGGCATGAGGCGTCGCTGGTGCCGGTCGGCCTGCATTCCGTGTTTCGCTGGCGGATGGCCCGGGCCAAGGCCGAGGCATGGGGTGGCATGCGCCACATCGCTGCGGAGCAGCCTGATCTGGTGGCCTGGGTCCGCGACGAGGTGGCCGCCCGAGGGCCGCTGACCGCGGCCGAGATCGAGCACGACGCACCCCGGGCGACCGGCAACTGGGGGTGGAACTGGTCGGCGGTCAAGCAGGCCCTGGAGTTCCTCTTCTGGGCCGGTGAGGTCTGCGCCGCCGAGCGCACCACCTCCTTCGCCCGCCGCTACGACCTGCCCGAACGGGTGCTGCCGGCCGAGGTGCTGGCCGCCCCGACGCCTACGGACGGCGAGGCGTACCGCACCCTGGTCGGCATCGCCGCCCGGTCGCTGGGGGTGGCGGCGGAGCCGGAGCTGCGCGACTACTTCCGGCTGCCGGTGGCCGGAGCCCGACAGGCCATCGCCGAGCTGGTCGAGGCGGGGGAGCTGCAACCGGTCACGGTGCAGGGCTGGCGGCACCCGGCCTGGCTGCACCACCAGGCCCGGCTACCCCGGTGGGTACGCGGCAACACCCTGGTCAGCCCGTTCGACCCGCTGGTCTGGGAACGGGGCCGCACCGAGCGGCTGTTCGACTTCAGCTACCGCATCGAGATCTACGTGCCGGCGGCCAAGCGGCTGTACGGCTACTACGTGCTGCCCTTCCGGCAGGGGGAACGCTTCACCGCCCGGGTCGACCTCAAGGCCGACCGCAAGGCCGGGGTGCTGCTGGTGCCGGCGGCCTGGGCGGAGCCGGGGGCCGACCCCGGGGAGACCGCGGTGGCGCTGGCCGCCGAGCTGTACCGCCTGGCCGGCTGGCTGGGACTGGACGCGGTGGCGCCGCCGGCCGCCGGAGACCTGGCCGCCCCGCTGGCCGCAGCCCTGGTGGGCCTGTCCGGTGTACGGTGA
- a CDS encoding GNAT family N-acetyltransferase: protein MPTIRREQAADAEAIARVHISGWRAGYAGIMPDEVLARLNPVAWAQRRRDLGTADPEHPFTTLLAEIDGTLAGFTTFGPYRNNQDRGDLDPAYGEVVAMYVVPEHWGDGTAPALLAAAQAGLRERGLAEYRIWVLADNHRARRFYQRAGLSPDGERSTYPVPLSGGRAPLHLVELRYAGRLDR from the coding sequence ATGCCGACCATCCGTCGTGAACAGGCCGCCGACGCCGAGGCGATCGCCCGGGTGCACATCAGCGGGTGGCGGGCCGGGTACGCCGGGATCATGCCGGACGAGGTGCTGGCTCGGCTCAACCCGGTGGCCTGGGCCCAACGGCGCCGGGATCTGGGTACCGCCGATCCGGAGCACCCCTTCACCACCCTGCTGGCCGAGATCGACGGCACGCTGGCCGGATTCACCACCTTCGGCCCGTACCGCAACAATCAGGACCGGGGCGACCTCGACCCGGCCTACGGCGAGGTGGTGGCGATGTACGTGGTGCCGGAGCACTGGGGTGACGGCACGGCACCCGCCCTGCTGGCGGCGGCTCAGGCCGGTCTGCGCGAGCGGGGCCTGGCCGAGTACCGGATCTGGGTGTTGGCGGACAACCACCGGGCCCGCCGGTTCTATCAGCGGGCCGGGCTGTCACCGGACGGTGAGCGGTCGACCTATCCGGTGCCACTGTCCGGCGGGCGTGCGCCGCTGCACCTGGTCGAGCTGCGGTACGCCGGACGACTCGACCGCTGA
- a CDS encoding glycosyltransferase family 87 protein, with product MAQGARRTVGQIVFVVVLAVAVAAFLSVAAARHGFFDLQVYRGALIWWAREGGELYDHLRPGTQYGFTYPPFAALLMLPMAYLPWHAAIVVSVAAGVATSAVLIWWLLDPVSRRAGWTRWFAFAVAFCLAAAFEPMRETINFGQVNTLLLFLVAVDLMRLLPGGSRWAGIGIGLATAIKLTPGIFIVYLLVTGRIRAAVTAVAAATGATVLAAALFPDASREFWTTALWNTGRVGELAFVSNQSLRGVVARLDPTNPSTLAWLGLVAVTVALWVWRSRAAVRAGNETAGLALTGAVMCLVSPVTWVHHLVWLLPGLLLLVEGAVAAPSGSRRRRGLLAAAIVGYGFLISRIVWAWEKDFTGLDGFVFSNTYVWISLALLAFLPVRRPGWADEPPASAVESSGVPQLDQVQRRTPAGQWHRIGRPLTVR from the coding sequence GTGGCGCAGGGTGCCAGGCGGACGGTCGGACAGATCGTCTTCGTGGTCGTACTCGCCGTCGCGGTGGCCGCCTTCCTGTCCGTGGCGGCGGCCCGGCACGGCTTCTTCGACCTTCAGGTCTACCGGGGGGCACTCATCTGGTGGGCCCGCGAGGGCGGGGAACTCTACGACCACCTGCGCCCCGGCACCCAGTACGGCTTCACCTACCCGCCGTTCGCGGCGCTGCTGATGCTGCCGATGGCGTACCTGCCCTGGCACGCGGCGATCGTGGTGAGCGTGGCCGCCGGGGTGGCTACCAGCGCGGTGTTGATCTGGTGGCTGCTGGACCCGGTGTCCCGGCGGGCCGGGTGGACCCGCTGGTTCGCCTTCGCGGTGGCGTTCTGCCTGGCCGCCGCCTTCGAACCGATGCGCGAGACCATCAACTTCGGCCAGGTCAACACCCTGCTGCTGTTCCTGGTGGCGGTGGACCTGATGCGGCTGCTGCCGGGCGGCAGCCGGTGGGCCGGCATCGGCATCGGCCTGGCCACCGCGATCAAGCTAACCCCGGGCATCTTCATCGTGTACCTGCTGGTGACCGGTCGCATCCGGGCCGCGGTAACCGCCGTGGCCGCCGCTACCGGGGCCACCGTGCTGGCCGCGGCACTGTTCCCGGACGCCTCCCGGGAGTTCTGGACCACCGCGCTGTGGAACACCGGTCGGGTCGGTGAGCTGGCGTTCGTCTCCAACCAGTCGCTCCGCGGTGTGGTGGCCCGACTGGACCCGACCAACCCCAGCACCCTGGCCTGGCTGGGCCTGGTGGCCGTGACCGTGGCGCTGTGGGTGTGGCGGTCCCGTGCCGCCGTACGCGCCGGGAACGAGACCGCCGGGCTGGCCCTGACCGGCGCGGTGATGTGCCTGGTCAGCCCGGTCACCTGGGTACACCACCTGGTCTGGCTGCTGCCGGGTCTGCTGCTGCTGGTCGAGGGGGCCGTCGCCGCGCCGTCGGGCAGCCGCCGACGCCGTGGCCTGCTGGCCGCCGCGATCGTCGGGTACGGCTTCCTGATCAGTCGGATCGTCTGGGCCTGGGAGAAGGACTTCACCGGGTTGGACGGGTTCGTGTTCAGCAACACCTATGTCTGGATCAGCCTGGCGTTGCTGGCCTTCCTGCCGGTACGCCGGCCGGGCTGGGCCGACGAGCCACCGGCCTCAGCGGTCGAGTCGTCCGGCGTACCGCAGCTCGACCAGGTGCAGCGGCGCACGCCCGCCGGACAGTGGCACCGGATAGGTCGACCGCTCACCGTCCGGTGA